From Nocardioides faecalis:
ACCGCACCGAGGACGCCGTCGCGCGCGCAGCCCGCCGTGACGCCCTGCGCGACCGTCACGCCCAGCGCCTGCTGCGGCTGATGGCCGAGCGCAGCGACCTGCGCGGCGTGCACCCGCTCGCCGACTTCGTCGACGACGCGGTGCGCTGGTCGGCCTGAGCCCCGGCGACCTCCCCTCGGGACCTTCCCGGGGGTCCGCCCGGGGGTCCGCCCGGGGTCCGCCCGGGGGTCCGCCCGGGGGTCCGCCCGGGGGTCCGCCCGGGGGTCCGCCCGGGGCGTCGGGCCGTAGAGTGGGCAGTCGTGATCTTCAAGCGTGTGGGGGTCGGGCGTCCCTATCCCGACCACGGCCTCACCTCCCGGGACTGGGCGGCCGTGCCTCCACGCCAGGTGAAGCTGGACAGCCTGGTCACGACGAAGGACACCCTGCAGCTCTCCTCGCTGCTGGACGAGGACTCCACCTTCTACGGTGACCTCTTCGCCCACGTGGTGTTGTGGAGAGGTGAGTACTACCTGGAGGACGGCTTGCACCGGGCGCTGCGGGCCGCGCTGCAGCAGCGCAACGTCCTGCACGCCCGTGTGATCCGGATGGAAGGTTGAGGACCGTGGAGAACGTCAGGGAGGGCAGTCGCTCCGCGATGACCCTCGCCGTGCTGGCCGTGATCTTCCTGGCCTCCGTGGTGTGGGGCTGGTCCAACGCCACCCAGCCGCTGCCGGAGCGGGTCAAGGCGGCCGCGTGCACCGAGACCCTCATCAAGAAGGGCGACAAGGTGGCGCCGCCGCAGGTGCGGGTCAACGTGCTCAACGCCGGCGGACCCAACGGGCTCGCCAGCAAGACGCGGGCCAAGCTGGCCGACGCGGGCTTCGTGACCGGCTCCGCGGGCAACGCCCCCGTCGGCACCCGTGCCGGCACCGCACAGATCTGGTCGGACGACCCGGCCAACCCCGCGGTGCAGCTGCTGGCGTCGTACCTGGGCAAGAAGGTGAAGGTCGTGGACCAGCCCTCGGGCTACGCCGGGATCACCATCGTCGTCGGCAAGCGGTTCAAGGGCGTGACGAAGGGCAAGGCGGCGGTCCGGGCCGACAAGGACTCCTTCGTGTGCACCCCGCCGTTGAGCTCGGTGCCCGAGGAGCCGATCTGAGGCACGCCCGGTCGTGCGCTGCCGCCTGCCGGCAGGGCGTCACCGCGGGCGGTCGTCGCCGAGCCACTGCGCCAGCCGGCCGCCGGAGCTGACCTGCCGCAGCCGCCGCTCGGTGGCCTCGCGCAACCGCCGCGGCGTCACGATGATCAGCTCGTCGCCGTGCCGCAGCACCGTACGACGCTCCGGCACCTTCGTCTCGCCGTCGCGCACGATCATCGACACGCTGGCCCCGACGGGCAGCCGCAGCTCGCCGACCTCGACGCCGTGCAGGTGCGAGCCCGGGCTGATCGCGATCTGCAGCAGGTCGGCGGCGACCCGCTCCAACGGCGCCGCCTCGACCTCGATGCTGCGCGGCTCGTCCCGGTCGCTCACGCCGAGCACCCGGGCCAGCCAGGGCAGGGTGGGTCCGGTGACGCAGGTGTAGACCACCACCAGCACGAAGACGATGTCGAAGAGCCGCTGCGCCCCGACCACCCCCTCGGAGAGGGGGATGGTGGCGAACACGATGGGCACCGCGCCGCGCAGGCCGGCCCAGGACAGGAACCCGACCTCGCGCCAGGGCCTCGGCGCGACCACGGAGCTGACGACGACCGAGACCGGCCGCGCCACGAAGGTCAGCACCAGCCCGGCGAGCACCGCGGTGCCCACCACGCTCCAGGTCAGCTCGGCCGGGGAGAGCAGCAGCCCGAGCATGATGAACAGCCCGATCTGGGCGATCCAGGCGAGCCCCTCGACGAAGGAGCGGGTGGCGTTGCGGTGCGGC
This genomic window contains:
- a CDS encoding LytR C-terminal domain-containing protein codes for the protein MENVREGSRSAMTLAVLAVIFLASVVWGWSNATQPLPERVKAAACTETLIKKGDKVAPPQVRVNVLNAGGPNGLASKTRAKLADAGFVTGSAGNAPVGTRAGTAQIWSDDPANPAVQLLASYLGKKVKVVDQPSGYAGITIVVGKRFKGVTKGKAAVRADKDSFVCTPPLSSVPEEPI
- a CDS encoding type II toxin-antitoxin system VapB family antitoxin, translating into MIFKRVGVGRPYPDHGLTSRDWAAVPPRQVKLDSLVTTKDTLQLSSLLDEDSTFYGDLFAHVVLWRGEYYLEDGLHRALRAALQQRNVLHARVIRMEG